A region of Colletotrichum higginsianum IMI 349063 chromosome 10, whole genome shotgun sequence DNA encodes the following proteins:
- a CDS encoding NPP1 domain-containing protein — translation MANFLSLRLRVILFLCFLSVSTVSCFKFENTAIHLNHGFKRGTHLKYSGDVGTQPQPSQAKPLFRRQPRKRSPVPRYPEPVIPWRKNDDAWSVRVEEPDMLYMNLGPAFDLSNCVFCPTQNDGTALDETDSEAILKHMTAQTFLRYIKGDKAALTDTCVFYSKGVTTAGAATGLSVAATEWACGESQKDRYTIWNLFPNSLDASSHAGVRDFYAMFTPGSWLDPVRKKQAEFEATKPPGIVPPSIRYFQQMSQSMAEACYGDIIIMTETPSELALYEPGKKYQDARFNNIFWSHERPVLQRKVRAGEAKLYALDSNTKEAWEVTNINTFELGPSRKFRRDLESGNETSDVFGRSRLEARANMCQGNGLASQGFGQDWFGSYGSNGW, via the exons ATGGCCAACTTTCTGTCGCTACGGCTTCGTGTCATTCTTTTCCTTTGCTTCTTGTCAGTCTCTACGGTCTCTTGCTTCAAATTCGAAAACACCGCAATCCACCTAAATCATGGGTTCAAACGTGGCACCCATCTCAAGTACAGCGGCGATGTAGGCACGCAGCCGCAGCCCAGCCAGGCAAAGCCTCTATTCCGACGACAGCCCAGGAAACGGTCTCCTGTACCCCGCTACCCAGAACCTGTCATCCCATGGAGAAAAAATGATGACGCATGGTCGGTCAGGGTGGAAGAGCCGGACATGCTGTACATGAACCTGGGTCCCGCGTTTGATCTCTCGAACTGCGTGTTCTGTCCGACTCAGAACGACGGGACTGCCCTCGACGAAACGGACTCGGAGGCTATTCTCAAACACATGACTGCCCAGACCTTCCTTCGATACATCAAAGGAGACAAGGCAGCCCTTACCGATACGTGTGTCTTCTATTCCAAAGGAGTCACAACTGCTGGAGCAGCTACGGGTCTGTCCGTTGCTGCCACCGAATGGGCGTGCGGAGAGTCCCAGAAGGACCGGTACACAATCTGG AATCTGTTCCCCAACAGCCTTGATGCATCTAGCCACGCGGGCGTCCGGGACTTTTACGCCATGTTCACGCCCGGAAGCTGGCTGGATCCTGTCAGGAAGAAGCAGGCGGAATTCGAGGCGACGAAACCTCCCGGAATAGTGCCGCCGAGCATCAGGTATTTCCAGCAAATGTCGCAGTCCATGGCTGAAGCATGCTACGGAGACATTATCATCATGACGGAGACGCCGTCCGAGCTCGCCCTCTACGAGCCAGGCAAGAAGTACCAGGACGCACGCTTCAACAACATCTTCTGGTCTCACGAGCGGCCCGTCCTCCAGCGCAAGGTGAGGGCGGGAGAGGCAAAGCTCTATGCACTGGACTCCAACACCAAAGAAGCCTGGGAAGTTACAAACATCAATACGTTCGAGCTTGGCCCTTCAAGAAAGTTCAGACGAGATCTGGAATCGGGCAACGAGACGTCTGATGTCTTTGGACGGTCAAGGTTAGAGGCCCGGGCCAATATGTGCCAGGGCAACGGACTCGCTTCTCAGGGATTTGGCCAGGACTGGTTTGGATCCTACGGAAGCAATGGGTGGTAG
- a CDS encoding CFEM domain-containing protein → MPGKIALLIITAFFFFVRQLAKVMKLSTWGADDVTLIPGYYLADTLPQICSLAFAIYMFYGNYAQCGVRSSLKLTHTFLGYRLGIGRDVWSLSHDEVDLFMQFFYAFEILYNLSIATLKASILFFYLRVFNLVSPTFTRVLWCTQVSNLVNCVVFTTVKLNQCKPFSYSWEGWDGRHMGRCVNLNAILISHAAINVAMNVWLLVLPVTQTLWLNWRTRQKMEVMFMFGLGVL, encoded by the exons ATGCCCGGAAAGATTGCCCTACTCATCATAACggccttcttttttttcgtCCGTCAGCTCGCCAAAGTAATGAAGCTATCGACTTGGGGTGCAGACGACGTAACGCTGATACCCGGTTAT TATCTCGCTGATACGTTGCCTCAGATATGCTCGCTTGCATTTGCGATCTACATGTTTTATGGTAATTATGCCCAATGTGGAGTAAGAAGCTCACTCAAACTCACTCACACATTTCTAGGGTATCGTTTAGGTATCGGACGAGACGTTTGGTCGTTATCCCATGATGAGGTCGATCTGTTCATGCAA TTCTTCTATGCCTTTGAAATACTCTACAATCTAAGCATCGCCACTCTAAAAGCCTCGATACTCTTTTTCTATCTCCGCGTTTTCAACCTCGTAAGCCCGACTTTCACCAGAGTGCTCTGGTGCACCCAGGTCTCAAATCTCGTCAACTGCGTCGTCTTCACGACGGTCAAGCTGAACCAATGCAAGCCCTTTAGCTATTCCTGGGAGGGTTGGGATGGAAGGCACATGGGGCGCTGTGTCAACCTGAACGCTATACTGATTTCACACGCCGCTATCAATGTCGCCATGAACGTATGGTTGCTGGTGTTGCCAGTGACGCAGACTTTATGGCTTAATTGGAGGACAAGACAAAAGATGGAGGTCATGTTCATGTTTGGACTTGGAGTTTTGTGA
- a CDS encoding LysM domain-containing protein, producing MRLQSFALLLAQLSWSVAAQSWDVEPPSTADPNTPSDCTWWHVAEATETCELIATSYGIDVADFISFNPSLATSCNLVTSNSYCLERNWGIPPEVPVTTTTTSAASTPTSDPGNGVVTPTPIQDGMTKSCNKFYFVKSGDGCANIASNNGIALADFYSWNPAVGSTCGGLWADVYVCVGIVGGATVTTQPPASTTAPGNGVSTPAPVQDGMTTSCNKFYFVKAGDGCAAIASSNSIALSDFYSWNPAVGGTCGGLWANVYVCVGVIGGSSPTTTTSPASTTTAAGNGIATPTPIQEGMVGNCNRFYMVKTGDGCASVASANGIPLSDFYKWNPAVGDTCAGLWANVYVCVRVIGYTAPVTTTTAPPTTTTAPGNGISTPTPIQQGMVGNCNKFYKVKSGDGCAAIASSNGIALADLYKWNPAVGNTCASLWLDTYICVGVVGSTPQPTTTTTTLATTTRAGNGVATPTPIQDGMTKNCKTFHLVVGGDTCYDIAAKAGVTLSNFYAWNPAVGSSCASLWGQYYVCIAVL from the exons ATGAGACTCCAATCTTTCGCACTCTTGCTGGCCCAACTTTCGTggtccgtcgccgcccagtCATGGGATGTCGAGCCGCCTTCCACCGCAGATCCTAATACGCCATCTGACTGCACTTGGTGGCATGTTGCCGAAGCCACCGAGACTTGTGAGCTGATTGCAACCTCTTATGGTATTGACGTCGCGGACTTCATCTCATTT AACCCCTCTCTGGCTACGTCCTGCAATCTTGTTACCTCCAACTCATATTGCCTGGAGAGAAACTGGGGGATTCCTCCCGAAGTGCCGGttaccaccaccaccaccagtgccgcctcgacgccgaccaGCGATCCCGGTAATGGGGTCGTGACGCCAACTCCGATCCAGGACGGCATGACCAAGAGCTGCAATAAGTTCTATTTCGTCAAGTCCGGAGACGGATGTGCAAACATCGCCAGCAACAACGGCATCGCTCTTGCAGACTTCTACAGTTGGAACCCAGCAGTTGGAAGCACGTGCGGCGGTCTCTGGGCTGATGTGTATGTTTGCGTCGGTATTGTTGGCGGTGCAACCGTCACGACCCAGCCTCCGGCATCGACAACTGCTCCCGGTAACGGTGTTTCTACGCCGGCTCCCGTCCAGGATGGCATGACAACCAGCTGCAACAAATTCTACTTTGTAAAGGCCGGAGACGGATgtgccgccatcgccagcagcaacagcatcgCGCTGTCCGACTTCTACTCCTGGAACCCGGCCGTCGGGGGTACTTGCGGAGGACTCTGGGCTAATGTCTACGtctgcgtcggcgtcatTGGCGGCAGCAGTCCTACCACTACGACCTCACCGGCATCAaccacgacggcggctggCAACGGTATCGCCACCCCTACGCCCATCCAGGAGGGCATGGTTGGGAACTGCAACCGCTTCTACATGGTCAAGACGGGAGACGGCTGCGCGTCAGTCGCTTCCGCCAACGGCATCCCGCTGTCCGACTTCTACAAGTGGAATCCCGCCGTGGGTGACACTTGCGCCGGCCTCTGGGCCAACGTCTACGTCTGCGTTCGCGTCATCGGATACACAGCCCCGGTCACCACCACGACGGCtccgccaacgacgaccacGGCGCCGGGCAACGGCATCAGCACCCCCACGCCGATCCAACAAGGTATGGTCGGTAACTGTAACAAGTTCTACAAGGTCAAGAGTGGAGATGGGTGCGCGGCGATTGCATCTAGCAACGGtatcgccctcgccgacctgtACAAGTGGAACCCGGCCGTTGGCAACACGTGCGCCAGCCTGTGGCTGGATACTTACATCTgcgttggcgtcgtcggctcGACACCACAACCTACTACGACTACTACTACTCTGGCAACGACCACCAGAGCTGGCAATGGGGTCGCGACGCCCACGCCTATCCAGGACGGCATGACCAAAAACTGCAAGACCTTCCATCTGGTCGTCGGTGGCGACACGTGCTACGACATCGCGGCCAAGGCGGGCGTTACCCTGAGCAACTTCTACGCCTGGAACCCAGCGGTCGGAAGCAGCTGTGCAAGCCTTTGGGGCCAGTACTATGTCTGCATTGCTGTACTCTAA
- a CDS encoding Glycosyl hydrolase family 18, producing the protein MISLRCGYEEDHCGPDCVSDCDSKADCGAYADPPGKECPLKVCCNKWGNCGTTESFCGDGCQGNCEVPGITTGHDGDVRDLVIGYFESWILLRRGCSQRDISHIRFDSMTHINVAFGFIKPDTYEIHPMRGATIAGFQNVTNLKQQAPGLKVWLALGGWTFSDNGTDTQPVFGDIASTALKRSQFIDKLLRFMTEVSGFDEAGVDIDWEYPGAPDRGGQTRDIQNFVLLMKDIWFRFQADGKGLGVSFTAPTSYWYMRWFDIGAVMPYVDWVNLMTYDIHGSWDEDSDWIGPYVYAHTNLTEIKHGLDLLWRNGVPANKVNLGLAFYGRTYKLEDPDCDTPGCPFADPGTAGQCSGTGGYMSYQDIEYTIQSNNPTPVYDEKEKVMYFKYRGDQWVSYDNEKTIREKVEFANDLGLRGLFIWAIDQDNLDNDLLNAVLQPEGLGKFKERNGVGADGSDWKKVDLDGRCFWSDCEGDCPTGTNKITTVRCARRKNSKTKDPMINLCCPLANSPDPETCRWSAPNLFGGLICESTNSCDVGEERIVTSQYYINGKNEHDACLEGDADYCCKIQDGGTQLCEWDEGNCIEVDQSQILKPKPKGDDPCGNGKKFTTFRKGKCKKNRWESLCCDTNIDTSSCRWRNDMNDRCNPECNHDEVKFGTHAEGGGRNCEWTVPGSQSIHNMQGQKSIVWPGLCCNRDAFKVELKSLPVPLENLFPDADEIPESDEQSFGVEVDQTMGGRKSGTGNDNPNLNSFGWHIMSGPEEQISSIDKRDGSHWEVFDCDEEFHDGRQHAKLVCTDDSEDSNCGTLFKGGVPNTVLEMPDHCGPGKYALAVDIDLVNDDVPVALPKLVKRKLQKRGMEFERPKVYNLTFDYDYSVLQGRQDNKVRLRVDYSDNPGYWNDIVASPPGKTKRDVAMEVDMEHGGSWESYLEHRWRIEKRSTPEHEKHLLHERWFSLWAVDWINKQKEVDLDYDLVRHSVRETFVWNLFRDSKSCPNMDVSAHIWTELTVNVDTSAVISLIGDLSNLKSFDQSHATFRNKGDVEVSFNFVANAELRFSTGPAELAGLAPLGASFKIPGILTCGPQFRLIGELNGKASIDANARISYKVAKWDFMQQYPPSEEWSDPFNPDKKDKANLENEQRGKSNSTRPQFSYNLHAEGMVEAVVTPMITFGIVFNSELGVPNAAIDMGVEASARLWGSGGTSDTIAWEYCYGAEAHWAVFGRASAPTLFNIPLSRRWDLASDTIDIIPSQCGSSED; encoded by the exons ATGATTTCTCTGAGG TGTGGCTATGAGGAAGATCACTGCGGCCCCGATTGTGTTTCCGATTGTGACTCCAAAGCTGACTGCGGCGCGTATGCTGATCCGCCCGGCAAAGAATGCCCTCTGAAAGTGTGCTGCAACAAATGGGGCAACTGTGGCACCACCGAG TCTTTCTGCGGTGACGGATGCCAGGGCAACTGTGAAGTTCCCGGTATCACCACAGGGCATGACGGTGATGTTCGCGATCTCGTCATCGGCTACTTTGAAAGCTGGATTCTCCTTCGGAGAGGCTGCTCGCAGAGAGATATCAGCCACATCCGTTTCGACTCCATGACACACATAAACGTGGCGTTTGGGTTCATCAAGCCCGACACCTACGAGATTCATCCTATGCGCGGCGCAACCATTGCTGGTTTCCAGAACGTCACGAACCTCAAGCAGCAAGCGCCCGGTCTCAAGGTCTGGCTTGCTCTGGGCGGCTGGACCTTCAGCGACAACGGTACCGACACACAGCCAGTCTTCGGCGACATTGCCAGCACGGCACTCAAGCGAAGCCAGTTCATTGACAAGCTTCTCCGATTCATGACAGAGGTCAGTGGCTTCGATGAGGCTGG AGTAGATATCGACTGGGAATACCCTGGTGCGCCCGACCGTGGTGGCCAGACCAGAGATATCCAGAACTTCGTTCTCTTGATGAAAGACATTTGGTTTCGTTTCCAGGCAGATGGTAAGGGACTGGGCGTCTCCTTCACCGCTCCTACCTCTTACTGGTACATGCGTTGGTTTGACATTGGCGCCGTCATGCCGTATGTTGACTGGGTCAACCTGATGACCTATGATAT TCACGGAAGTTGGGACGAAGACTCTGACTGGATCGGGCCGTACGTCTACGCCCATACTAACCTCACTGAGATAAAACACGGTCTCGATCTCTTGTGGAGAAACGGCGTGCCAGCTAATAAGGTCAACTTGGGCCTTGCCTTTTACGGCCGAACCTACAAGCTGGAAGATCCAGACTGCGATACTCCAGGATGTCCCTTTGCAGACCCTGGAACGGCGGGGCAGTGCTCG GGAACTGGAGGCTATATGTCGTACCAAGACATCGAGTACACTATCCAGAGCAACAATCCAACTCCTGTCTATGACGAAAAGGAGAAGGTCATGTACTTCAA ATATCGGGGCGATCAATGGGTATCATATGACAACGAGAAGACCATTCGAGAAAAAGTCGAATTTGCCAATGACTTGGG ACTTCGAGGACTCTTCATCTGGGCCATCGATCAGGACAACTTGGACAATGATCTGTTGAACGCCGTCTTGCAGCCTGAAGGCCTCGGGAAGTTCAAGGAGAGAAACGGAGTTGGCGCAGACGGGTCTGATTGGAAGAAGGTTGACCTTGACGGACGTTGTTTCTGGTCAG ACTGTGAGGGCGATTGTCCCACCGGGACGAACAAAATCACCACCGTTCGTTGTGCTCGAAGGAAGAACTCCAAGACCAAGGATCCCATGATCAACCTGTGCTGTCCTCTGGCAAACTCTCCAGACCCAGAAACCTGCCGCTGGAGCGCACCTAACCTTTTCGGCGGCTTGATCTGCGAGTCGACGAATTCCTGCGACGTTGGAGAGGAGCGCATCGTCACCAGCCAGTACTACATCAACGGGAAGAACGAACACGACGCCTGCTTGGAGGGCGACGCGGACTACTGCTGCAAGATCCAGGACGGCGGCACGCAACTCTGCGAGTGGGACGAGGGCAACTGCATCGAGGTGGACCAGAGCCAGATCCTCAAGCCGAAACCCAAGGGAGACGATCCATGCGGCAACGGGAAGAAGTTCACCACGTTCCGTAAGGGCAAGTGTAAGAAGAACCGCTGGGAGTCCCTCTGCTGCGACACCAACATCGACACGTCGTCCTGCCGATGGCGAAACGACATGAACGACCGATGCAACCCCGAGTGCAACCATGACGAGGTCAAGTTCGGAACGCACGCCGAGGGTGGTGGCCGTAACTGCGAGTGGACCGTCCCCGGCTCCCAGTCCATCCACAACATGCAGGGTCAGAAGTCGATCGTCTGGCCGGGTCTCTGCTGCAACCGCGACGCTTTCAAGGTGGAGCTCAAGAGCCTCCCCGTGCCACTGGAGAACCTGTTcccggacgccgacgagatccCGGAATCTGATGAGCAGTCCTTtggtgtcgaggtcgaccagACCATGGGAGGTCGGAAGTCCGGGACCGGTAACGACAACCCCAACCTCAACTCCTTCGGCTGGCACATCATGTCGGGACCCGAGGAGCAGATCAGCAGCATCGACAAGCGCGACGGCTCGCACTGGGAGGTCTTTGATTGCGATGAGGAGTTCCACGACGGTCGGCAACATGCCAAGCTGGTGTGCACCGACGATTCGGAGGACAGCAACTGTGGCACCCTCTTCAAGGGCGGCGTGCCCAACACGGTCCTGGAGATGCCGGACCATTGCGGTCCTGGCAAGTATGCTCTGGCGGTCGACATTGATCTAGTGAACGATGACGTCCCGGTGGCCCTGCCCAAGCTGGTGAAGAGGAAGCTCCAGAAGAGAGGGATGGAGTTTGAGAGGCCGAAGGTCTACAACCTGACCTTTGACTACGACTACTCCGTTCTTCAGGGCCGCCAGGACAACAAGGTCAGACTGCGGGTTGATTACAGCGACAATCCAGGTTATTGGAACGACATCGTGG CCTCTCCTCCCGGCAAGACGAAGCGAGATGTTGCCATGGAAGTCGACATGGAGCACGGTGGCTCATGGGAGAGCTACCTGGAGCACCGATGGCGCATCGAGAAGCGCTCCACTCCCGAACATGAGAAACACCTCCTCCACGAGAGATGGTTCTCCCTTTGGGCCGTGGACTGGATCAACAAGCAGAAAGAAGTCGATCTCGACtacgacctcgtccgccacaGCGTCCGGGAAACCTTTGTCTGGAACCTCTTCAGAGACAGCAAGTCGTGCCCCAACATGGACGTGTCCGCCCACATTTGGACCGAGTTGACCGTCAACGTCGATACCTCCGCCGTTATCAGCCTGATCGGCGACCTGTCCAACCTCAAGTCCTTTGATCAGTCTCACGCGACCTTCCGGAACAAgggcgatgtcgaggtcAGTTTCAACTTTGTGGCGAACGCCGAGTTGAGGTTCAGTACTGGACCTGCCGAACTTGCTG GACTTGCCCCGCTAGGTGCAAGCTTCAAGATTCCTGGCATATTGACTTGCGGCCCCCAATTCCGCTTGATTGGGGAGTTGAACGGAAAGGCATCAATCGATGC CAATGCTCGAATCTCCTACAAGGTGGCGAAATGGGACTTTATGCAGCAGTACCCGCCCAGTGAGGAATGGTCAGATCCGTTCAATCCG gacaagaaggacaaggcgAACCTCGAAAACGAGCAGAGAGGAAAGTCCAACAGCACGAGGCCGCAATTCTCATACAACCTGCACGCGGAAGGCATGGTAGAGGCCGTAGT CACCCCTATGATTACCTTTGGGATTGTCTTCAACAGCGAACTGGGTGTTCCGAATGCTGCA ATCGACATGGGCGTTGAGGCTTCTGCTCGTCTCtggggcagcggcggcaccAGCGACACCATTGCCTGGGAGTACTGCTACGGAGCCGAGGCGCATTGGGCCGTTTTCGGTAGAGCATCTGCGCC GACATTGTTCAATATTCCTCTGAGCCGACGCTGGGACTTGGCCTCTGATACA ATCGACATCATACCTTCCCAGTGCGGTTCTTCGGAAGATTAA
- a CDS encoding LysM domain-containing protein, which yields MSKEPTLACDNCFLSSIALRIQQPLASDELMASKFSSLTSSCGSTTIAVTTPAETTWAIPPTSEPTSTPECVGTTYTLQSGDTCLSVSKSRGVSTSQLLAANHLPAFCSNFPSSGTICIPDSISCKPYEMVKGDKCRDVASKNGISWTQVVTWNPELGEACEYIDNFASRGYVLCASNPGGSWVHPFPEDEVDMPSPKTTAIHPTPTVEFESFEAMPSPTRADLLPNLGVLKPLANGTRKDCANYAEAPIELNATITYDCQEVAAIYDVSVDELKEWNPDLAVTPGLESSCELQGGYRYCVSPNERRWPDMTEYCVRETIAEPGWSCADYAFWYGVNVTHLNEWNPSIGGECENFHTAGVDPCDQFVNNIKIPKARFVAWNPSVGSDCSGVVKNYDYCVAIPTWQPPA from the exons ATGAGTAAAGAGCCGACCCTTGCCTGCGACAATTGCTTCCTCTCCAGTATTGCGTTGCGCATCCAACAACCCCTTGCGTCTGACGAGCTGATGGCATCGAAGTTTTCATCTTTGACATCGTCTTGCGGCAGCACTACAATAGCCGTCACAACACCAGCAGAAACCACCTGGGCTATTCC CCCAACCTCAGAACCTACATCGACTCCCGAGTGCGTGGGAACGACGTACACCTTGCAGTCTGGCGACACTTGCTTGAGTGTTTCCAAGAGCCGCGGTGTCAGCACTTCACAGCTTCTGGCCGCCAACCATCTTCCGGCGTTCTGTTCCAACTTCCCCAGTTCCGGAACGATCTGTATTCCCGACAGCATTTCGTGCAAGCCGTACGAGATGGTCAAGGGTGATAAATGCCGGGACGTCGCGTCGAAGAACGGCATCAGCTGGACGCAGGTCGTGACCTGGAACCCTGAACTCGGCGAAGCGTGTGAATACATCGACAACTTTGCGTCCAGAGGCTACGTTCTCTGCGCCTCGAATCCCGGTGGTTCTTGGGTGCACCCGttccccgaggacgaggtcgacatgCCTTCACCCAAAACAACTGCGATCCACCC CACGCCGACTGTGGAATTTGAGAGCTTTGAAGCTATGCCGAGCCCAACGCGCGCAGATTTGCTTCCTAACTTGGGCGTACTGAAGCCACTAGCCAACGGAACACGCAAGGACTGCGCAAACTACGCAGAGGCGCCGATCGAGTTGAACGCTACGATCACGTACGACTGCCAAGAAGTTGCCGCAATCTACGATGTCAGCGTGGATGAACTCAAGGAGTGGAACCCAGACCTCGCCGTCACCCCCGGCCTCGAGAGCAGCTGCGAGCTCCAGGGCGGATACCGCTACTGCGTGTCGCCCAATGAGCGACGATGGCCAGATATGACCGAGTACTGCGTCCGGGAGACCATCGCCGAGCCCGGATGGAGTTGCGCGGACTACGCGTTCTGGTATGGGGTCAATGTGACACACCTCAACGAGTGGAATCCAAGTATCGGAGGAGAATGCGAGAACTTCCACACAG CTGGCGTCGATCCTTGTGACCAGTTCGTGAACAACATCAAGATTCCAAAGGCGCGCTTCGTGGCATGGAACCCCTCGGTAGGATCGGATT GCTCTGGTGTCGTCAAGAACTACGACTACTGTGTTGCTATTCCGACTTGGCAGCCGCCGGCGTAA
- a CDS encoding Aflatoxin B1 aldehyde reductase member 2 → MATTERKPLNLVLGAGNTQIGDASIDPSARFDTPDQVNAFLNAFLERGYYQIDTARGYSPSAPGTSEPRLGAVAAGARATIDTKVTSREPGSHTKAKILEEIDKSLEALQIKQINVEYLHAPDRATPFEEACEAMDQAHREGKIKKWGLSNYRADEVQSFLDICEARGWVKPSVYQGHYNAVVRGSEKHLFPVLRKHGIAFYAYSPAGGGFFAGNHKNPAAGGRFDKSHLVGGIYRNLYLKPAITAATNKAIDLAAQHGIGGHAAALRWTAHHSILSAEHGDSVILGASSVEQLKSNLDIVEQGPLPQDVVSAVEAIYAEVGDEVPYHF, encoded by the exons ATGGCAACCACCGAAAGAAAACCACTGAACTTGGTTCTCGGAGCCGGAAAC ACCCAGATTGGCGATGCTTCCATCGACCCCTCGGCCCGCTTTGATACCCCGGATCAGGTGAATGCTTTCTTAAACGCCTTCTTAGAGCGCGGCTACTACCAGATCGACACGGCGCGAGGGTATTCGCCCAGTGCTCCAGGAACCTCGGAACCCCGACTTGGAGCGGTCGCTGCGGGAGCCCGTGCCACCATCGACACCAAAGTCACTTCCAGAGAGCCCGGCAGCCACACAAAGGCAAAGATCCTCGAGGAGATTGACAAGtccctcgaggccctgcagATCAAACAGATCAATGTCGAGTACCTGCATGCGCCGGACCGGGCCACGCCATTTGAGGAGGCATGCGAGGCCATGGACCAGGCCCACAGGGAGGGCAAAATCAAGAAATGGGGCCTCTCGAATTACAGGGCCGACGAGGTCCAGAGCTTCCTCGATATCTGCGAGGCACGAGGCTGGGTCAAGCCCAGCGTCTACCAAGGCCACTACAACGCCGTTGTGCGCGGCAGCGAGAAGCACCTGTTCCCCGTCTTGCGCAAGCACGGCATCGCCTTTTACGCCTACAGCCCTGCAGGTGGCGGCTTTTTTGCTGGCAACCACAAGAATCCGGCCGCGGGAGGGCGCTTCGACAAATCG CATCTCGTAGGCGGCATTTACCGCAATCTCTATCTCAAGCCTGCCATCACGGCGGCCACTAACAAGGCCATCGACTTGGCTGCCCAGcacggcatcggcggccACGCAGCGGCGCTTCGCTGGACGGCGCACCACAGTATCCTGAGCGCCGAGCACGGGGACTCCGTCATCTTGGGTGCTAGCAGTGTGGAGCAGCTGAAGTCCAACCTCGACATAGTCGAGCAGGGCCCACTGCCGCAGGACGTCGTATCTGCGGTCGAGGCAATCTACGCCGAAGTTGGGGACGAGGTGCCATACCATTTTTAG